The following proteins come from a genomic window of Rutidosis leptorrhynchoides isolate AG116_Rl617_1_P2 chromosome 10, CSIRO_AGI_Rlap_v1, whole genome shotgun sequence:
- the LOC139871095 gene encoding ankyrin repeat domain-containing protein 2B-like, which translates to MCFFNAEAKTDPSVKKTSSESSSSDIPSMAGAGFPGGAFDFSSMAGLLNDPSIKELAEQIAKDPSFNQMAEQLQQTFQGADEGVPQFDTQQYYSTMQQVMQNPQFMNMAERLGSAMMQDPSMSQMLESLSNPAQKDLLEERMARIKEDPALKPILEEIESGGPTAMMRYWNDQDVLKKLGEAMGLAVTEDATASAANPVVDEAEEEEVVNEDESIVHQTASVGDFEGLKKALESGADKDEEDSEGRTALHFACGYGEVKCAQVLLEAGAKVDALDKNKNTALHYAAGYGRKECVALLLDNGAAVTLQNMDGKTPIDVAKLNNQNEVLKLLEKDAFL; encoded by the exons ATGTGTTTTTTTAATGCAGAAGCAAAGACTGATCCATCCGTGAAGAAAACATCTTCAGAATCAAGCTCATCAGATATACCGTCCATGGCTGGAGCCGGATTTCCCGGTGGTGCATTTGACTTCTCATCAATGGCTGGCCTACTTAAC GATCCAAGCATTAAGGAATTAGCTGAGCAAATAGCAAAAGATCCTTCATTTAACCAAATGGCTGAGCAACTTCAACAAACTTTCCAAGGGGCCGATGAAGGTGTACCCCAGTTTGATACGCAACAGTATTATTCTACCATGCAGCAGGTTATGCAGAACCCACAATTCATGAACATGGCTGAGCGACTTGGTAGTGCCATGATGCAG GATCCATCAATGTCTCAGATGCTTGAGAGTTTATCTAATCCGGCTCAAAAGGATCTTCTAGAAGAGCGAATGGCACGTATAAAAGAGGATCCAGCATTGAAACCTATTTTGGAAGAGATAGAATCTGGAGGTCCGACAGCTATGATGAG GTATTGGAATGATCAAGATGTATTAAAGAAACTGGGTGAAGCAATGGGTCTTGCAGTCACTGAAGATGCAACCGCTTCTGCTGCAAATCCGGTGGTAGATGAAGCTGAAGAAGAAGAAGTCGTCAATGAGGATGAGTCTATTGTTCATCAGACAGCTAGTGTTGGTGACTTTGAG GGTTTGAAGAAGGCATTAGAGTCTGGTGCTGATAAAGACGAAGAAGATTCAGAGGGAAGGACAGCATTACATTTTGCCTGTGGGTATGGGGAG GTGAAATGTGCTCAGGTTCTTCTTGAAGCTGGAGCAAAGGTGGATGCATTAGATAAGAACAAAAATACTGCCCTCCATTATGCTGCTGGTTATGGAAGAAAAGAATGTGTTGCCCTCTTACTTGATAATGGTGCAGCCGT CACTCTGCAAAACATGGATGGGAAGACACCGATTGATGTCGCGAAACTGAACAACCAGAATGAGGTATTGAAGCTGCTCGAGAAGGATGCTTTCCTATAA